The sequence GATCGATTAAGGACTTGAGGTAATTAATTTCGCCCGTCAGTCCCGATGTCCATGCACTATTCGATAAGCGGCTCAGGACATCTTTTGGCTTGCCGCGCAGATCAATTAGTTCCAAGGCATAGCCTTTCACATCGTCTGGCAAGTCCATCTCCGTCAGGGTAATGCGATCGAGGCTAGCTAAACATTGCCTCACTTTGGCTCGATATTGCTCTGGCAATAGATCTAATAATGCACCTGTCAGTCTGGCATCACCAAGAATAATTTGCCAATCTTGTAGTTCTAAGCGATCAAGGCTCTCGGCTAGGAGCATCAAGATTTCGCCGTCAGCTAGCAAACCTGACGCGCCCAATAATTCTACGCCTGCTTGAAAGGACTCTTCTGAGGTGTTATTGGCTCTGCGGCGAAATACATTGGCGTTGTAATAGAGTCGTTGTGGACAGGTTGCCAGATTTTGTCCCAAACGGGCAGCATAGGCACGGGCGATCGAGGCGGTAAATTCGGGGCGTAGTCCTAAAATTTCGATGCTACTGCTATGCAGTTGGATCACAGATTCTGGGTTAACGGCTCCGCCTGCGGTGAGCGATCGCAGATGTTCGACGGTGGGGGTAATGATGCGTTGATAGCCCCATGATTGAAAAACTTGTTGAATACGGCTCTCGATCCAACGCTTTTGAGCAACGTCTAGGGGAAGTAAGTCTTTTGCGCCAGTCGGCAGTTGATGCACCATACAGTTCTCTCAGTCTTCGTCTTTTATCGTACCGTGAATCATTGCCGACGAACCCTATTTTATAGAGTTGCAGTGCTTCGCGCCTCAACTCTATAAAATAGGGTTCGTTAAACTTTTTGATCAGCCCTTTATGTAAAGTAGCGCGAAGTACGAACTTCCATTTATATTTTTTTAGAATTTTCTGGGAAAAGCCCATTGGATTATATGGGATAGCCAACTGTTCTTTTGGGATTGAGCTATAGGTTTCTTTATATTTGGGAGACTTGATTTGCGATCGCTTTTACTATTGTTTTTATTGCCAATGCTTTGGTGGGAACTTGGACTTTCTAATTCCAGAAGATGTTTTAGTGCTATGGCTTCTTGAGGATTAATTTGAAGCGATCGCTTGAAGCTCGCTTTTGCAATTTGTGGTTGATTGATATTTTTGTAAACCACACCTAACAGAGCAAAACAGTAACTATTATCATTATCAATTGTCAAGATCTCTTGCAAATCTTGGAGCGCTGCTGTCCAATTACTCTCTGATATGTAGATTTCACAGGTTTTTATTCGTCTGTTAATCATTTGTGTATCATCGCCCTGAACTCTAACCTGAATTAAGGTTTCATCAGAGATAGCTTGTGAATTTATAGCATGTTGATCGTTTGCATATTGAAGATTGTATGTGTAGCTGGGCTTTGAAGGGGGAGGAAGAGGAACGTTTGATGCATAGGATTTCTTGGGCTTCAACATTGGTGCAAGCACTGGCGGCATATTGACTGCCCCATGTCGATAACCCTCTTTATAAAGGATGTAAACCAGATTTAGCTCACTGATATCCGCCGTATGCTCCAGAATTTGGGTAAGCGATTCATATTGTACTTTGGCAATTTCGGTAACTAAGCGCTCGTAAACATCATCACTAGGAGACATCACCAACTCACAGGCAATCTCCGAATGAATCTGGATATTACGAGATCTCTGCATTAAGCGTTTGGCAAGAAGCTTAAATATTCCTTGATAGGCTGTGCGATCCTGATCTCTCATCAGACCGTTATACGCAGGGTTAACCAGCTTTGCTAGATATTGCGTTGCAATTTCTTTTTCTTCAGCCGAAAAGCCATATATATCGGGATGCAAGATGCGGGCAATCCGTAAATATACATTACGAATGTATTTAGGGTTGCTAATGATTGGTAGGCCCAAGGCAGCGTAATAGTCGTGATTGTACTGACTAATACCCCGATCAAAGCGGATAAAATGGAGTTTTGACACCTTGGGCTGATTCATTTTTGCTCGCTTTGCCCATGGCTAGATGATGGTTGCGATCTGATGTATCTAATGATTAAGTACCTCAGCATAATTAAAATCTGTATCCAAGACCTATGCCGCACTTTGCCCATGCAGTATAGGTCTTGGGATTTTATATTTAATTGCGTCAACCTACTTTACACCAATACCTAAAGTCAAAAAAGAGCTATTTATCCTAATCTTACCGCGCCTTTCACTGAAGCCTAAACTATGTAACATCAGTTAAAAGTTTTGCATTTTGCCAGCAATTTCAACAAAAATACTATGGGTTTAAGCCGTGCTACTTTACTGAAACTCTACGATTTATAGCAATATGGACAAAACGTAAAGCCCAAAAGAGATTTGAGGTACAACCGATGCAAATCTCTTTTGCATATCTCTTTTGGGCTTTATGTCTTAACTAGAGCACCTGTAGCTAATAGCATAGTGGTAATTGCAATTTGCAGATATAAAAGCCGAAATCGTATCTATTCGGCAATTTCCCCATGCGCCACTTAATCTTTAATGGATACTTTTTATGACATACTTCAAGATATTTATCTAGCAAATATTTAAAGTGTTAGCAAAATCTCAAAGAACACTGATTAACTTTGACAAGAATAGCTAGCAATTTTAATTGTGAAACCAATTTTTAGGCTTTCATTACCGAGTAGTGCTACCCATTGCCTTAGGCGCTGAAAACCTCAAAACTTGATTTGATAATGAGAATAGCAACTTTAATCGTTCTTACTATTGGTCACCGTTTATCATCATTGGTAATGGTTTATAAACTTTCTTATTCGCCTACATAAATAGCTTGTCATATGTCCATAACTAGCGACACCTCTCCGATCACCGCCCTAACGATCCAGATTAGCGCTGTGGGTATTTGGCTGGGTCTAGTATTTCTAGCTTCA is a genomic window of Pseudanabaena sp. BC1403 containing:
- a CDS encoding ATP phosphoribosyltransferase regulatory subunit, with amino-acid sequence MVHQLPTGAKDLLPLDVAQKRWIESRIQQVFQSWGYQRIITPTVEHLRSLTAGGAVNPESVIQLHSSSIEILGLRPEFTASIARAYAARLGQNLATCPQRLYYNANVFRRRANNTSEESFQAGVELLGASGLLADGEILMLLAESLDRLELQDWQIILGDARLTGALLDLLPEQYRAKVRQCLASLDRITLTEMDLPDDVKGYALELIDLRGKPKDVLSRLSNSAWTSGLTGEINYLKSLIDLWESTGLTSGDRLILDLSFMQTFDYYTGIVFEVACNNYVVAQGGRYDRLLGVYHPQNVSYPSIGFCLNLEDLQQALQSRLPQTLAMSSCLVVAKTTDAMQAAFAHAALLRQDPDVEAIELELEFRGEDAVREHARSRGIPKIVWVSSDGAIDSEMII
- a CDS encoding molecular chaperone DnaJ; translated protein: MNQPKVSKLHFIRFDRGISQYNHDYYAALGLPIISNPKYIRNVYLRIARILHPDIYGFSAEEKEIATQYLAKLVNPAYNGLMRDQDRTAYQGIFKLLAKRLMQRSRNIQIHSEIACELVMSPSDDVYERLVTEIAKVQYESLTQILEHTADISELNLVYILYKEGYRHGAVNMPPVLAPMLKPKKSYASNVPLPPPSKPSYTYNLQYANDQHAINSQAISDETLIQVRVQGDDTQMINRRIKTCEIYISESNWTAALQDLQEILTIDNDNSYCFALLGVVYKNINQPQIAKASFKRSLQINPQEAIALKHLLELESPSSHQSIGNKNNSKSDRKSSLPNIKKPIAQSQKNSWLSHIIQWAFPRKF